From the genome of Symphalangus syndactylus isolate Jambi chromosome 7, NHGRI_mSymSyn1-v2.1_pri, whole genome shotgun sequence, one region includes:
- the LOC134737270 gene encoding uncharacterized protein, with the protein MYKMLSTVLANRKQYKVSIVLISKSAFTECILNERVVCSSASVRYLLPVPFLPHNRSSFTPQLSHSLTLSVNTFLLNEMHFSLFLKKKKHNSARPLTLPKLPSSARPFLSIWLPCLSVAREPGRQPVDLHAPLPALVPHTTPPSTQSGRSAARSRPPGVLYGSLRPRGPSFGLSEPRHRPCPPWRHSSTSTPGALARDSLSSTTGREGARTLNPVPRRAKPPGPEMPNLNFRRALQLTNQLNSTFRGSALGG; encoded by the coding sequence ATGTATAAAATGCTCAGCACAGTATTAGCAAACCGCAAACAATACAAAGTCTCAATTGTCCTCATCAGTAAGTCAGCATTTACCGAGTGCATACTAAATGAACGTGTTGTTTGTTCCAGCGCATCTGTGAGATATCTCCTGCCTGTTCCTTTCCTTCCCCACAACAGAAGCTCCTTCACACCACAGCTCTCTCACAGCCTTACCCTTTCAGTCAATACATTCCTGCTAAATGAAATgcacttttctctcttcttaaaaaaaaaaaagcacaattcaGCTCGTCCCCTGACATTGCCCAAACTCCCTTCCTCTGCGAGACCTTTTTTGTCCATCTGGCTTCCCTGCCTCAGTGTTGCCCGGGAGCCTGGACGACAGCCCGTAGACCTGCACGCCCCACTGCCTGCGCTCGTGCCTCACACCACCCCTCCGTCAACACAAAGCGGGCGCTCAGCAGCCCGCAGCCGCCCTCCAGGCGTCCTCTACGGGTCACTGAGGCCGCGGGGCCCGTCCTTCGGGCTCTCAGAACCCCGGCACCGTCCCTGCCCGCCCTGGCGCCACTCCAGCACCTCCACACCAGGCGCCCTAGCTCGAGACTCACTCAGCTCGACCACGGGAAGGGAAGGAGCGCGAACGCTAAATCCCGTGCCGCGGAGAGCCAAACCCCCTGGACCGGAAATGCCTAATCTGAACTTCCGCCGTGCCCTTCAGCTCACCAACCAATTGAATTCCACGTTTCGTGGGTCCGCTCTAGGCGGCTGA